Below is a genomic region from Sutterella megalosphaeroides.
TGGAGCTTGACGCCCGCGATCGAGGGCGAGTGGTAGACCACCATGTTGTCGTACGGAACGAAGTCGCCCGTCATGACGGACTTGTGCCCGGGCACACCCACCCACATCGTCGAAAAGGGCGAGACCTTGGGGCCGAAAAGCCCCGTCGTGTTGTAGCCCGAGAGGAAGCTCACGAGTCGGCCGACCTTCACCTGACCGAAGTCTCCCGAGAGGTTCACCTGCGCTTCGCGCGAGAAGAGGCGGTTGAACTTCATCTGACCGTTGTCGGCGTCGAACCCGTTTTCGAGGACGAACCCGAGCTTCAGGCCGTTCCCGAGATCTTCGCTTCCTTTGAAGCCGAAGCGGCTCATGGCGTTCTGGCCCGACATCATCTGAAAGGTGTTCGAGGTCTCGTGCCCGTTGTCAACGCGCTGATAGTTGAGGCCGAGGTCGAGGATGCCGTACACGGAAACGTCGGCCGCCTGCACACCGGAGGCAAGGCCGAGAGCGGCAACGGTCAACGCGCCGAGAAGAGACTTCGAGGTAGGAGCGAAAGGGGTCATGTGGGGAAAATTGCGGGAAATGAGGTTGAACGAAAAAACGTGCGCGTCTCGTACACAGCTCGTACGCGTCACGCACGAAAACCGAGACAAGTTCTACGAACGGATCTCCCGTTCGAGGTGAATACGCAGGCGTTTGCGAAATATACGCAGGAGATCGCGCGTTCGCCTTCCGTTTTCCCCGAAGCATTTCTCGGAAAGCGAGACAAGCATCTTTCACCAAACGATCGCGAATCGAGCAGCCTCAAACGAGATTTGCTGCGACGGAAAATGAAAAAGACCCCGAATCCGGAGCCCTTTCCTTTATTTTCAGCGACCTCCGCGGCCGCTTCCGTTTTGACTCACCTTCGCGGGAGTCAGTCGTCCGCACCTTCGAGCGCCGTCGCACCCGCGGTTTGCGAACCAGTCTCCGTTGCCGCAGCCTTGCGTCGCTTTTCGATCCGCGCATGGATCGCATAGCAGAGGATCACGAACGGAATCCCCGTCCAGAGCGCCGCCTGCTGCCGCTCGTCAAAGGCCAAGCCCACGAGCGACCCCGCGCACATGAGGCCGCCCAGGATCGGGAGGAACGGGAAAAGGGGCGCCCGGTAGCGAAGCATCTCCAAGGTCTTCCCCGACTTCAGCCAACGGCGGCGGAAGTTGTAGTGCGAGAGGCAAATCGACCCCCAGACGATCAGCGCCGAAAAGCCCGTGATGCTCGTCAAAACGATCAAAACCGTATCGGCCGCAAAGACGCCCGAAAGAAGCGCGAGCATCCCGCCCGCAAGCGCTACGGCGAGCGCCCGCACGGGAACGCCCCGCTCGTTTTGTTCGGCGAGTTTCTTCGGAAGCAACCCCTCGTACGCAAGCGACCAGATCATGCGGCCCGAGGCGTAGAGCCCCGAATTCGCGGCGGAAAGCACCGCCGTGAGGATCACGAAGTTGAGGATGTCGGTCGCGTACGGAATCCCGAGTCGTTCGAAAACGACGATGAAGGGGCTCTTCGTGACGCCCGCCGTTTCAACCGGAACGAGTGCGGCGAGCACCAGAACGGTTCCCATAAAGAAAACCACGAGACGGATCACGGTCGTACGGATCGCCATCGGAATGACGTGCTCGGGGCTTTCCGTTTCACCGGCCGCAACGCCGATCAATTCGGTCCCGAGGAATGCAAACGTCACGGTCGTCATGGCGGCAAAGACGGGCGCGAGCCCGTTCGGGAACCACCCGTGCGCCGTGATGTTCGAGAAGTAGGGGGTCGGCGACCCGTCCGAGAGCGGCAGAATCCCGAAGATCGCCAGGCCCCCGAAGAGGATCACGATCTGGATCATCACGACCTTGACGAGCGAAAAGACGAATTCGCCTTCCGCAAAGAGCCGGGTCGAGAAGAAATTCATCACGGCAAGGAGCGCAAGGAACACCGCACACCACATCCAGATTTCGACGTTCGGGAACCAGTACGCCATCGAGAAGGCGGCGGCGAGGAGGTTCGTGCCCATCGCCACCACCCACGTCACCATATAGAGCATCGCCGCCGTAAAGCCCGTGGCGGGCGAAATGAAGGCGGATGCAAAGGTGTGGATGCTCCCCGTCACGGGCATCGCGACCGAGAGTTCCCCCAAGCTCTGCATCACGGCGTAGATCATGAGCGCCCCCGCGGCGTACGCAAGAAGCGTCCCGAAGGCCCCGGCCGACGCGATCATCCCCCCTGTATTAAAGAAGAGCCCCGTACCGATCACGCCGCCGAGCGAGAGCATGATGAGGTGACGAGCCTTCATCGTTCGTTGAAATCGGCCCGAAGCCCCGTTGTCCGAATCCGCTGTATCCATGCGCTCTCCCTGTGAATGGAACCAACCCCCGAGAAATCGGGGACGAAATTCTGAGAATAGCACCGCTCTCGTTATCCCGTACATAGAAGCACTTAATTTTTCCTATCGAAAGGTGCCGATGCGTTCGGCTTCGCAGGACAACAGTGCGCACAAAGAGAGGGATGGAGCGGCACCTGCGGTTCTGAACGCTCCCGAACGCTTCCAAAGCTTCCGAACGGCCGCCCGCCTCGGACAGCTACAATGAGGGCCTTTTTCATTCCTTCAGACCATCCGTCGATTCCCCATGCTCATTCGCCGCCTCTTGGGTGAGCGCGACCTCGAAGCGCTCGGTCCGCTCCCCGACCTCCTTCCGAACCTCTGGTACGGTGCGCCGCACCCGGCGCTCGTGCGCCTGAGGGATGCGGTTCGAAGCGGAAATTTTTTCCCGTACGAGGCCGCAGGACTTTGCGGTCGCACGGGGGCGGGCCTTTTCGTCGGGCCCCGAGGGGTGGAGCTGGTCGTCGCGCACGAACCCTTTCGCGAGCCCGAACGGGACGAGGGGTCGCGGCTTCCGGCCGCCGACCGCCTCGCGGGCACGGTCGAAGCGGCGGCCTTCGAATTTGCGGCGAAAACGACCGAGCTCGTCGACGCCCGCGGGGAAACCTTTCGGCTCTTCGACTTCGCCGAAGCGCTTTTTGCCGCGAAGCCCCTCAAAATCGCCCGCGGAGGCGGTGCGGGGCTCAATCTCACGCGCGCGCACTGGATGCGCGCGCTCCTCGATGCGCCTTCGGCCCCCGCACCCCGAATTTTGAACGCCGCCCATGCGACGGGAGCGGGGCTTTTGCGGCTTTACGGCGAATGGTGGGAAGGGCCCTCCCCCGTCTTCGACGTGAAGCACCCCTTGATGTGGCTCGCGCCCCGCACGACCGTGAAGCCCCTCGTCGAAAGGCTTCTTGCCGATACGCCGACCGCGGCCGACCCGCGGCTTACCGACCCGCGGGTGCTCGCAAAGCGCCCCGAGATCGTGGCGGAGACGGACGATTGGGTTGTGATCGTGAAGCCCTCGGGCCTTCTGTCGGTTCCGGGGACCTTGGGGCTTGACGACGCAATGACGCTCACGGCACGCATGATTGCTCAAGGCTCGGCCCCCGACACCGTCACCCTCACCCCCGTTCACCGGCTCGACATGGATACGTCGGGCCTGCTCGTCTATTCGAAGAACACCGAGGCGACGCGCGCGCTGATGGCAGCCTTTCGCGAAGGGCGCGTCGAGAAGCGCTACGAAGCGATTTTGGAAGGCGTGCTCGATCCCGCGGTGCCCGAGTCGGGCGAAATCGCGTTTCCCCTTACCACCCATCCGCTCGACCGCCTGCGCCAGTGTGCGGCGGAAGGCGGGCGCGCGTCCGTCACCCGCTACGCGGTGCTTGCGCGCGGGCGAAGCCGCACGCACGTCGCGCTCGAGCCTGTAACGGGGCGCACGCATCAGCTGCGCCTTCACGCCGCGCACCCCCTGGGGCTCGGCACCCCCATTCTCGGCGACCCCTATTACGGTCCCGCGGGGCTTGCCGCGGAGACGCCCGAGACGCCCCTGTGCCTGCACGCGCGGCTCCTTTCGTTCGACGACCCGCGCACGGGTGAGCGGCTCCGGTTCGAGGCGCCCGCGCCCTTCGAGGGGCTCCTCTTCTGAACCCGCAAACGACGAAAACGTGCCGGGCGGATGACATGAGGGTAACGGACGAATGGCGGAAGGATCGGGTGGGTCCCGTCGAACTCTCCTCAAGGGAGGACGCCCGCACGAATGTCATACACCCGAACGGCGTATTGCACTTCCGTCCGATCGGGCGTATAAATTTTCGAATCCCGATTGAGTCTCGTTTGCATTTCCCGCCATGACCAAACCGACCGAATCCAACGAATCCGCCGCCCCCGCCGCCGACGGCGGCGTCTGCCCCGCGTTGGCGCATCTGCGCTTCGACGTGACCGGGATGAGCTGCTCGGCGTGCTCGGCCCGCGTCGAGCGTGCCGTCGAGGCACTTCCCGAAGCGCGCGACGTCGCGGTGAACCTTCTGAAAAACACCCTCACCGTAACGGCTCCGGCCGAGAGCGCCGACGCAATCGTCGAGGCCGTGCGCCGTGCGGGGTACGACGCGATGCCGACGGGCGGCACGGGCGGAAAAGGGAACGCCAAGAGTGCCGCTCGATCTTCCTCGGGCTCGGACGCTTCGCCCGCCGCGCGCGAAGCCCAACGCGTCAAGCGCGAAATGACCGTTCGCCTTGTGGGGTCGCTCGTCTTTTTGATTCCCCTCATGACGCTCTCCATGGGGCCGATGCTGGGCATTCCTCTCCCCGCATGGCTTTCGCCCCCCGAAGGGGTGCTGGCGAACGCGCAGCTTCAGATGTTTTTGTCGCTCGGACCCGCGTACCTCAACCGCGCGTTTTTCTTCCGGGGCTTCAAGGCGCTCGTCGATCGCGCGCCCAACATGGATTCACTCGTTGCGGTGGGCTCGGGCGCCTCGTACCTCTACGGCTTCTGGGCGCTCGTTGCGATGAGCGTCGCGCTCGGAGCTGGCGAAACGGACCGCGTCGCGCACCTCGCGCATAACCTCTACTTCGAAGGGGGTGCGATGATTCTCACCCTCATCACGATCGGCAAAGCCCTCGAAGCGCGCGCCAAGGGGAAAACCTCCGAAGCCGTCGAAAAGCTCGTCAACCTCGCTCCCCGCGAAGCGATCGTGGTGCGCGACGGACGCGAAATGACGGTGCCGCGCGAAGAGGTCCTCGCGGGCGAAACCGTTGTCGTCAAAACCGGGATGACGATTCCCGTCGACGGCGTGGTGCTCGAAGGGACGGGGTCGGTGGACGAATCCGCCATGACGGGCGAGAGCCTTCCCGTGACGAAACGTGCGGGCGACACCGTGACGGGTGCGACCCACCTCGTCGCGGGCTACGTCACCGTGCGCGCAACGGGTGTCGGCGAAGACACGGCGCTTGCGCGCATCATCCGGCTTGTGGACGAAACGACCTCGTCGAAAGCCCCTGTTGCGAGGCTTGCGGACCGGATTTCGGGCGTGTTCGTCCCCGTCGTGATCCTCATTGCCCTCGCAACCGCTCTCGTGTGGCTGGCGCTCGGGGCGACCTTTGAGACCGCCTTCACGCATGCCGTCTCGGTGCTTGTCATCTCCTGCCCCTGCGCGTTGGGGCTCGCCACCCCCACGGCCGTCATGGTCGGGACGGGTCAGGGGGCGCTGCGCGGGATTCTTTTCAAAAACGCGACGGCTCTGGAAACGCTTCAGTCGGTCACGCACGTCGTTCTCGACAAGACGGGGACCGTCACCGAAGGGAAGCCCTCCGTCACGGGGACGAAGGCCGCGATCCCGGGGCTTGAGTCGGCTCTTTTGATGACGGCGGCGTCGCTCGAAGCGGGGTCCGAGCACCCGCTCGGGGCCGCGATTCTTGCGGCCGCGCGCGAAGCAAAGCTCCCCTTGCAGGCCGCCTGCGACTTCCGCCAGTTTGCGGGGCTCGGCATCTCGGGGAAAATCGGGAAGAAAACCTATTTCGTCGGGAACGCGGACTTTGCGGAGCGCGTCGTAGGGACGCTGCCCGAAGCGCTGCGCATAGAAGCCGAAGACGCCGCCCGTTCGGGTGAAACGCCTCTTTGGACGGGGTCTTCGTCGGAGGCTTTGACGGTGGACGGCCGCGCTCCGGAAGGCGCCGCAGCAAGTCTTCTCGGTCTCATTCGCGTGGCCGACACCGTGAAGCACGATTCGGCCGCGGCGGTCGAGGCCCTTAAAGGCCTCGGGCTCACGGTCGTGATGCTCACGGGCGACAACGCCGTGACGGCGAAGGCCGTGGCGCGCAAGGTGGGCATTGACGAAGTCGTCGCGGGCGTTCTTCCCGACGGCAAAGCCCGCACGGTCGCGGACCTGCGCGCGGCCGGGCACAAGGTGCTCATGGTCGGGGACGGCATCAACGACGCTCCGGCACTTGCCGCCGCCGATGCGGGCGCTGCGGTCGGGCGCGGGACGGACGTGGCGCTCGAATGCGCCGACGTCGTTTTGATGCGCGATTCGCTCCTTGACGTCGTCGCCGCCGTGGAACTTTCGCGCTCGACCCTCAAAAACATCCGCGAAAACCTCTTCTGGGCCTTCATCTACAATGCGATCGGCATTCCGGTGGCGGCGGGCCTTTTTGCGGCGCAGGGCTTGAACCTCAACCCGATGATGGCGGCTGCCGCCATGAGCCTTTCGTCCTTCTGCGTCGTGACGAATGCACTGCGCCTGCGGCGCTTCCGCCCGAAGGCGTCCGAGACGGCGCGCCTTGCGATCGACAACTCCGAACTCACCACCTCGTCGGCTGCGACCGGCACTCACACCAAGGAAAAAATCGTCATGGAAAAAATCGTTCACATCGAAGGCATGCACTGCGGCCACTGCACCGCGAACGTCGAAAAGGGTCTCGGGGCGGTCCCCGGGGTCGAGTCCGTCAAGGCGGACCTCGAAAAGAAGCTCGCCCGCGTCGAAGCCGAAGACTTCGTCACGGACGAACTCCTCATCGCGACCGTGAACGGTCTCGGCTTCAAGGCGACGTCGGTGGAAACCGTAAAGTAAGCCTTCACTTCAAGCCGAATGCTTGAGCTTCTCATGAGGCCGCTGCGCCTCATGAAGCTCCTGGAAAAAAGGCGAAGTCCGAAAGACTTCGCCTTTTCGTTTTCGGTCGGTGCGATCCGAACGCCGACACCCCGGGCGTTTCCCTTTATCGAATCTCACCGACCCCAAGAACGTAACCGCAGCCGGTCTTCCTCGCGGAGAGGAAGTCCTTCGCGACTCGGGCGCCGCGTCCTTGAAAGAGAGTTTCGCACGGGTGTGCGTCAGATCATGTCGCACGCAAACACGACCGGTGCTCCGATTTTGTTTTCCTCTCTTTTCGAACGGGAACGCGCGAACCGCGAGAAAGGCCGCGGAAGCCCCACAAAAAAATCGACCGCCCTTCGCAAGCGTCCCCGATTCGGTTCGGGGCGGCTGCCAAGAACGGTCGACGAGTCCGGAATACGGGGAGTCGGACGAAAACGGAATTCGTCTCTTCCCCCCCTATTCGGCCTTATTCAATCATTCCACCTCTTTGAGGCTCTTGATCGGCGTGAACGTGCCGTCTTCGTTCGGACGGAAGACGTAGTGTTCCTTGAGGTAGATGATGTCCTTGCGGTCGACCGCTTCGAGTTCGGCGAGAATCGCCGCGCGCGCGACGACGTTCGCACCCGCCGCGACGGCGAGGTTTTCGATGGCGGCAAGCGACTCGCCCGTGGCGATCACGTCGTCGATCAGAGCGACGCGCTTCCCGCGAATCTTCTCGGCCTCAACGCCGTCGAGCCACAGGGTCTGCTCCTTCTGGGTCGTGACGGACCGCGCCGAGAAGCAGATGGCGTTTTGCATGTAGGGCTTCTTGCTCTTACGCGCCACGACGAATTCCTTCATCCCCATGAGGCGGCTCATTTCGTACGTGAGGCAGATCCCCTTCGCTTCGGCGGTCATGAGGACGTCCACTTCCGGGAGGCGCTTCACGAGTTCGGGAGCGACCGTCTGAACGAGTTCCGTGTCGGAAAGGCACACGAAGCTCGCGAGCGCGAGGTTGTCGGCCACGCGCACGTAGGGAAGTTTGCGCTTGAGACCGCAGATTTCGAAGTCAAAGTATTTCACGAGGAATCTCCGAGAAAAAAATACAAACAACGGGAAACTGTTGCGTCATCCGTGCGGGGGGCGCGTCGCCCCGGGGGGCATTCCGGCGGGGTTGAATCCGCCGGTTCGATCGGCGCGAAGGAGGGCCGTGAGCGCGGTCCCCGAAAAAGAGGGAGCGGGACCGCGGGGGCCTGCCATCTGGTCGATCGACTCGAGGCGACTTGGGGTTGAAGGGTAAATAAAAAAACCAAACGGGTGTGAGTACTCACTTGAACTCTACGAGCACGCGCCCCGTCATCTCCGCGGGCGGCTCCACCCCCATGAGGGCGAGCACCGTGGGCGCGACGTCGGCGAGCACGCCCGAGTCGACCGAGGCGACGCGATCGGAGACGACCACGATCGGGACGGGGTTCGTCGAGTGCGCCGTGTTGGGGGAGCCGTCGGGGTTGACCGCGTTGTCGGCGTTTCCGTGGTCGGCGATCTGTACGACCTCGTAGCCCGCAGCCGTTGCCGCTTCGACGACCGTCTTCGCCGCTTCGTCGACCGCGCGCACCGCGGCTTCGATCGCGGGATAGACGCCCGTGTGCCCGACCATGTCGCCGTTGGCGAAGTTGAGCGCCACGAAGTCGTACGTCCCCGCGGCAAGTGCCGCGGCGAGCTTTTCGGCCACTTCCGGAGCGCTCATTTCGGGCTTCAAGTCGTAGGTCGCGACCTTCGGGCTCGGAACGAGAATGCGGTCTTCGCCTTCGAACGTCTCTTCGCGGCCGCCGTTCAAGAAGAACGTCACGTGCGCGTACTTTTCGGTTTCCGCGATCCGCAACTGCTTGAGGCCCTTCGACGCGACCCATTCGCCGATCGTGTTGACGACGTTTTCTTTCGGGAAGAGGACATGCAACCCCCGGAACTTCGCGTCGTACGGGGTCATCGTCGCAAAGTAAAGGGGCATCGGTTCCATCCCCTCGACGGCTTCCTGCGTGAGAACGCTCGTCAACTCTTTGGCACGGTCGTTGCGGAAGTTGAGGAAGAGCACCGCGTCCTTCGCGCGAATCCGACCGACGGGCGAACCCGCCTCGTCCGCGAGCACGACGGGCTTCACGAATTCGTCGGTAACGCCCGCGGCGTAGGAGGCTTCGAGTGCGGCGACGAGGTCGCACGACGCTTCGCCTTCGCCCTTCGTGAGAAGATCGTAAGCAACGCGCACGCGCTCCCAGCGCTTGTCGCGGTCCATTGCGTAGTAGCGACCGACGAGGCTCGCCACGCGGCCGCCGAGTTCACCCGAGGCGCACTTCGCCGTGACGGCCTTGAGGAAGCCGAGGCCGCTCTTCGGGTCGGTGTCGCGCCCGTCGGTGAAGGCATGGACGAACGTGCGATCGGACACCCCTTCTTCGAGCGCGAGCTTCATGAAGCGCTCGAGATGTTCGTTCGACGCGTGCACGCCCCCGTCGGAGAAAAGCCCCATCAGGTGCAAGGCCGCTCCCGTCGACTTCACGTATTCAAAGAGCGCGCGCACTTCGGGGTTGGCGGCGAGCGCCTCGGGCGAGTCCGCCTCGGCGCGGCACGCGCGGTTGATTTTCACGAGATCCTGAAAGACCACGCGGCCCGCGCCGATATTGAGGTGTCCGACTTCGGAATTCCCCATCTGCCCTTCGGGCAGCCCCACGGCGAGCCCGTCGGTACGCAGTTCGGCATGCGGCCAACGTTCGGCCAGAGCCGTCAGAAACGGCGGACGAACGGCGGAAATCACGTCGGCGGCGGAACCGTCGCCCCGTCCCCAACCGTCGAGAATCATCAAAAGGACCTTGCGGCTCATCGGTTAACCTCGTTTGCTGTCAATTCAACCTACGCAAACCCGACGTTCGGGGTTTGCGGCTCGTTTGGGCCATGCGCGTCGCGCAATCGGGCGCCCGGTTTCGAAACCGTCGGCTTTGAAACCGGGGCGCGCTCCAATGGTGAGGATTATTGCAGACCGTCGCGGTTGAGTTCTCCGCCCTGGGTGAGAATCAGCTCCTTCAAAAGCCGCGCGAGCGTTGCGCGGTGTTCGGGAGAGATTCCGCCCACGATCTGCCGCTCCACCTCGACGTGCGACGTGACGGCTTTGAGCGTCAGTTCCCGCCCCGCCTCGGTTGCTTCGAGGATCACGCCGCGTCGGTCCTCGGGATCGGTGCGGCGCACGAGCCAGCCCTTTTCCTCGAGCTTTTTGATGCGGTTCGAAAGCCCCCCCGAAGAGATGAGAATCTTTTCCTGGAGGATTTTCGGCGTGATCGTACGGCCGGGATTGCGCGTCAGGACGGCGAGCACCTCGAATTCGCCCCGGTTCAGGCCGAAGCGCGCGAGATTCTCGTCGACGCGACGCGCGATGTAGTAACTCATCCGCACGAGACGCGCAACGACCGGGATCCCGTCCGTATGAAGGTCGGGCACCTCGGCGAGCCACTCTTCTTCG
It encodes:
- a CDS encoding amino acid permease; this translates as MDTADSDNGASGRFQRTMKARHLIMLSLGGVIGTGLFFNTGGMIASAGAFGTLLAYAAGALMIYAVMQSLGELSVAMPVTGSIHTFASAFISPATGFTAAMLYMVTWVVAMGTNLLAAAFSMAYWFPNVEIWMWCAVFLALLAVMNFFSTRLFAEGEFVFSLVKVVMIQIVILFGGLAIFGILPLSDGSPTPYFSNITAHGWFPNGLAPVFAAMTTVTFAFLGTELIGVAAGETESPEHVIPMAIRTTVIRLVVFFMGTVLVLAALVPVETAGVTKSPFIVVFERLGIPYATDILNFVILTAVLSAANSGLYASGRMIWSLAYEGLLPKKLAEQNERGVPVRALAVALAGGMLALLSGVFAADTVLIVLTSITGFSALIVWGSICLSHYNFRRRWLKSGKTLEMLRYRAPLFPFLPILGGLMCAGSLVGLAFDERQQAALWTGIPFVILCYAIHARIEKRRKAAATETGSQTAGATALEGADD
- a CDS encoding RluA family pseudouridine synthase, coding for MLIRRLLGERDLEALGPLPDLLPNLWYGAPHPALVRLRDAVRSGNFFPYEAAGLCGRTGAGLFVGPRGVELVVAHEPFREPERDEGSRLPAADRLAGTVEAAAFEFAAKTTELVDARGETFRLFDFAEALFAAKPLKIARGGGAGLNLTRAHWMRALLDAPSAPAPRILNAAHATGAGLLRLYGEWWEGPSPVFDVKHPLMWLAPRTTVKPLVERLLADTPTAADPRLTDPRVLAKRPEIVAETDDWVVIVKPSGLLSVPGTLGLDDAMTLTARMIAQGSAPDTVTLTPVHRLDMDTSGLLVYSKNTEATRALMAAFREGRVEKRYEAILEGVLDPAVPESGEIAFPLTTHPLDRLRQCAAEGGRASVTRYAVLARGRSRTHVALEPVTGRTHQLRLHAAHPLGLGTPILGDPYYGPAGLAAETPETPLCLHARLLSFDDPRTGERLRFEAPAPFEGLLF
- a CDS encoding heavy metal translocating P-type ATPase; the encoded protein is MTKPTESNESAAPAADGGVCPALAHLRFDVTGMSCSACSARVERAVEALPEARDVAVNLLKNTLTVTAPAESADAIVEAVRRAGYDAMPTGGTGGKGNAKSAARSSSGSDASPAAREAQRVKREMTVRLVGSLVFLIPLMTLSMGPMLGIPLPAWLSPPEGVLANAQLQMFLSLGPAYLNRAFFFRGFKALVDRAPNMDSLVAVGSGASYLYGFWALVAMSVALGAGETDRVAHLAHNLYFEGGAMILTLITIGKALEARAKGKTSEAVEKLVNLAPREAIVVRDGREMTVPREEVLAGETVVVKTGMTIPVDGVVLEGTGSVDESAMTGESLPVTKRAGDTVTGATHLVAGYVTVRATGVGEDTALARIIRLVDETTSSKAPVARLADRISGVFVPVVILIALATALVWLALGATFETAFTHAVSVLVISCPCALGLATPTAVMVGTGQGALRGILFKNATALETLQSVTHVVLDKTGTVTEGKPSVTGTKAAIPGLESALLMTAASLEAGSEHPLGAAILAAAREAKLPLQAACDFRQFAGLGISGKIGKKTYFVGNADFAERVVGTLPEALRIEAEDAARSGETPLWTGSSSEALTVDGRAPEGAAASLLGLIRVADTVKHDSAAAVEALKGLGLTVVMLTGDNAVTAKAVARKVGIDEVVAGVLPDGKARTVADLRAAGHKVLMVGDGINDAPALAAADAGAAVGRGTDVALECADVVLMRDSLLDVVAAVELSRSTLKNIRENLFWAFIYNAIGIPVAAGLFAAQGLNLNPMMAAAAMSLSSFCVVTNALRLRRFRPKASETARLAIDNSELTTSSAATGTHTKEKIVMEKIVHIEGMHCGHCTANVEKGLGAVPGVESVKADLEKKLARVEAEDFVTDELLIATVNGLGFKATSVETVK
- a CDS encoding type I phosphoribosyltransferase (Catalyzes a salvage reaction resulting in the formation of AMP, that is energically less costly than de novo synthesis), with protein sequence MKYFDFEICGLKRKLPYVRVADNLALASFVCLSDTELVQTVAPELVKRLPEVDVLMTAEAKGICLTYEMSRLMGMKEFVVARKSKKPYMQNAICFSARSVTTQKEQTLWLDGVEAEKIRGKRVALIDDVIATGESLAAIENLAVAAGANVVARAAILAELEAVDRKDIIYLKEHYVFRPNEDGTFTPIKSLKEVE
- the gpmI gene encoding 2,3-bisphosphoglycerate-independent phosphoglycerate mutase, producing MSRKVLLMILDGWGRGDGSAADVISAVRPPFLTALAERWPHAELRTDGLAVGLPEGQMGNSEVGHLNIGAGRVVFQDLVKINRACRAEADSPEALAANPEVRALFEYVKSTGAALHLMGLFSDGGVHASNEHLERFMKLALEEGVSDRTFVHAFTDGRDTDPKSGLGFLKAVTAKCASGELGGRVASLVGRYYAMDRDKRWERVRVAYDLLTKGEGEASCDLVAALEASYAAGVTDEFVKPVVLADEAGSPVGRIRAKDAVLFLNFRNDRAKELTSVLTQEAVEGMEPMPLYFATMTPYDAKFRGLHVLFPKENVVNTIGEWVASKGLKQLRIAETEKYAHVTFFLNGGREETFEGEDRILVPSPKVATYDLKPEMSAPEVAEKLAAALAAGTYDFVALNFANGDMVGHTGVYPAIEAAVRAVDEAAKTVVEAATAAGYEVVQIADHGNADNAVNPDGSPNTAHSTNPVPIVVVSDRVASVDSGVLADVAPTVLALMGVEPPAEMTGRVLVEFK
- a CDS encoding MarR family winged helix-turn-helix transcriptional regulator; translated protein: MQSQPDANVRDLRDFVDSLEEEWLAEVPDLHTDGIPVVARLVRMSYYIARRVDENLARFGLNRGEFEVLAVLTRNPGRTITPKILQEKILISSGGLSNRIKKLEEKGWLVRRTDPEDRRGVILEATEAGRELTLKAVTSHVEVERQIVGGISPEHRATLARLLKELILTQGGELNRDGLQ